The Nicotiana tabacum cultivar K326 chromosome 14, ASM71507v2, whole genome shotgun sequence genome contains a region encoding:
- the LOC107764591 gene encoding oligopeptide transporter 7, translating into MVDYQEISAPLIEKQKQKKISSVHDSDGISSSSQSSPFEEENSPIEQVALTVPITDEPSLPVVTFRMWILGTLACILLSFLNQFFWFRREPLSISSISAQIAVVPLGHLMAFLIPNRVFFKGRKFEFTLNPGPFNVKEHVLITIFANSGAGNPYAIHIVSAVKVFYKRTLTFWVSLIVVLTTQVLGFGWAGIFRRYLVEPAAMWWPHNLVQVSLFRALHEKEERAKNEMTRNQFFLIAFLCSFAYYVFPGYLFAMLSSLSWLCWLFPASVLAQQLGSGLHGLGIGAVGLDWSSISSYLGSPLASPWFATANIAVGYFLIMYVVTPFMYWFNVYKAKTFPIFSDGLFTSDGQKYNISAIIDPNFHIDFNAYDREGRLYLSTFFSMTYAFSFACLSATVVHVFLFHGRDLWQLSKSAFQEKKMDIHTKLMRKYKQVPEWWFLSILLVNIAATVFICEYYKTQLQLPWWGVLLACGLAFFFTLPVGVITATTNQTPGLNVITEYIIGYLYPGYPVANMCFKVYGYISMKQGLTFLQDLKLGHYMKIPPRAMFMAQVVGTLISALVHLGTAWWLMETVPDICDRALLPPGSPWTCPGDHVFYDASVIWGLIGPQRIFGNLGHYSALNWAFLFGAIAPVIVWIAHKSFPNQQWIRLITVPVLLAGIINMPPATSVNYNSWIIIAFISGFVVYRYYQKLWSRHNYVLSGALDAGLAFMGVLLYLCLGMQHVCLDWWGSDADRCPLASCPTAEGVVVKGCPVF; encoded by the exons ATGGTTGACTATCAAGAAATCTCAGCTCCCCTTA TTGAGAAGCAAAAGCAGAAGAAGATATCTTCAGTACACGATAGCGATGGTATTTCGAGCAGTTCTCAGTCCTCACCTTTCGAAGAAGAAAACTCGCCAATCGAGCAAGTGGCGCTCACGGTTCCAATCACAGACGAACCTTCACTTCCGGTAGTCACTTTCCGAATGTGGATTCTCGGAACCCTAGCTTGTATTCTCCTCTCATTTCTCAACCAATTCTTCTGGTTCCGCCGTGAGCCGCTTTCCATCAGCTCAATCTCCGCCCAAATCGCCGTCGTACCTCTGGGTCACCTTATGGCttttttaatcccgaatcgagttTTCTTCAAAGGAAGAAAATTCGAATTTACGTTAAATCCAGGACCGTTTAATGTTAAAGAGCATGTTTTAATTACGATTTTTGCTAATTCTGGTGCTGGAAATCCGTATGCGATTCACATTGTTAGTGCGGTCAAGGTTTTTTACAAGAGGACGTTGACTTTCTGGGTATCGTTGATTGTTGTTCTAACGACTCAGGTTTTGGGCTTTGGATGGGCCGGGATTTTTCGGAGGTATTTGGTGGAGCCCGCGGCTATGTGGTGGCCCCACAATCTCGTTCAGGTTTCTCTTTTCAG GGCACTTcatgaaaaagaagagagagcCAAGAATGAAATGACACGAAATCAGTTCTTTCTCATTGCATTTTTATGTAGCTTTGCTTACTATGTTTTTCCTGGTTACCTTTTCGCAATGCTAAGTTCTCTTTCCTGGCTATGTTGGTTATTCCCAGCTTCTGTCCTTGCCCAACAGTTGGGTTCTGGACTTCATGGTCTTGGAATCGGTGCCGTTGGACTCGATTGGTCGAGCATATCCTCTTATCTTGGAAGTCCATTAGCTAGCCCGTGGTTTGCTACTGCAAATATTGCTGTTGGATATTTTCTCATAATGTATGTTGTTACACCTTTTATGTACTGGTTCAATGTGTACAAAGCCAAAACCTTTCCAATATTCTCAGATGGCCTCTTCACATCAGATGGTCAAAAATACAACATTTCCGCTATTATAGATCCGAACTTCCATATTGATTTCAATGCGTATGACCGTGAGGGCCGCCTCTATCTCAGCACTTTCTTTTCGATGACTTATGCATTCAGCTTTGCCTGCCTCAGTGCCACAGTTGTTCATGTCTTCCTTTTCCATGGACG AGATCTATGGCAGCTGAGCAAGTCAGCTTTCCAAGAGAAGAAAATGGATATTCACACAAAGCTCATGAGAAAATACAAGCAAGTTCCTGAATGGTGGTTTTTAAGCATTCTTCTTGTAAATATCGCTGCAACTGTGTTTATATGTGAATATTACAAAACGCAGCTCCAATTACCATGGTGGGGTGTCTTGCTGGCATGTGGTCTTGCTTTCTTTTTCACCCTTCCGGTTGGAGTCATCACTGCCACCACAAACCAA ACTCCTGGTTTGAATGTGATCACAGAGTACATAATTGGGTACTTGTACCCCGGGTATCCAGTAGCTAACATGTGCTTTAAGGTGTACGGATATATCAGCATGAAACAAGGACTAACCTTTTTACAAGACTTGAAGCTTGGACATTATATGAAGATTCCTCCTAGGGCAATGTTTATGGCTCAG GTTGTTGGAACTTTGATATCAGCTTTGGTGCATCTTGGAACAGCATGGTGGCTTATGGAAACCGTCCCAGATATTTGTGACCGGGCTTTGCTTCCTCCTGGAAGCCCGTGGACTTGCCCAGGTGATCATGTATTTTATGATGCCTCAGTCATCTGGGGTTTGATTGGGCCTCAAAGAATTTTTGGAAATCTTGGCCATTACTCTGCCCTGAATTGGGCTTTCTTATTTGGAGCTATAGCTCCAGTCATTGTTTGGATTGCACATAAGAGTTTCCCTAACCAGCAGTGGATCAGGTTAATTACAGTGCCTGTACTATTAGCCGGGATAATCAACATGCCGCCAGCTACTTCTGTAAACTACAACAGCTGGATCATCATAGCTTTTATTTCTGGATTTGTTGTTTATAGATACTATCAGAAACTGTGGAGTCGTCACAATTATGTTTTATCAGGGGCACTAGATGCTGGATTAGCATTCATGGGGGTATTGTTGTATTTATGCTTGGGAATGCAGCACGTTTGCCTTGATTGGTGGGGAAGTGATGCGGATCGATGTCCCTTGGCTTCTTGTCCAACTGCTGAAGGGGTTGTGGTTAAAGGATGCCCAGTCTTTTAG